One region of Nitrospira sp. genomic DNA includes:
- the gcvP gene encoding aminomethyl-transferring glycine dehydrogenase has protein sequence MPQPDFLQPTDLFPQRHIGPSEDDIRDMLAVAGMPSLEHLCDVTVPQDIQLRKPLNLPSQRGEQAVLGELKQMAAQNRVYRSLIGMGYYHCITPGVIQRNILENPGWYTQYTPYQAEIAQGRLEALVNFQTMVGDLTGLPLANASLLDEATAAAEAMAMCLAITRSRGEERTEFFVSQDCHPQTLAVLQTRADPLGITIRSGPNASIKFSDKTLCGLLLQYPGSDGYVGDVSGLVAQAHEAGTLVVVATDLLALTLLRSPGEFGADIAVGSSQRFGVPMGFGGPHAAFLTTKEEFKRQMPGRIVGVSKDATGNTAYRLSLQTREQHIRREKATSNICTAQVLLAVMAGMFAVYHGPDGLRRIAQRVHGLTLMLAEGLRRLGFDVGPELFFDTLRVRAPKNQADLIRVRATERHINLRTHEDGSLGLSLDETSTEHEVGTLLELFVGHDRLPFQVIDLAGAVETGYPNPLARTSSYLTHEIFNRYHSEHEMLRYLHRLQGKDLSLTHSMIPLGSCTMKLNATAEMLPVTWPEFAHLHPFAPAEQTQGYQELFRQLESWLAEITGFVAISLQPNAGSQGEYAGLMVIRAYHRGQGAPHRDVCLIPVSAHGTNPASAAMAGMTVVVVACDKQGNVDLADLEAKAVQYRDRLSALMLTYPSTHGVFEADVRRICQIVHTHGGQVYMDGANMNAQVGLCRPGDIGADVCHLNLHKTFCIPHGGGGPGMGPIGVARHLAPYLPGHPVTGQGSRESIGPVSAAPHGSASILPISWVYIALMGRDGLKKATQVAILNANYMAKRLEKHYSIVYTGTTGHVAHEFILDLRPFKETSGVEAMDVAKRLMDYGFHAPTVSFPVAGTLMIEPTESEGKAELDRFCDAMIAIRAEIQDITDGRQPRTNNVLKNAPHTATTVTATDWNRPYTREQAAFPTPTVKANKFWPAVSRIDEAYGDRHLICTCPPMDSYQP, from the coding sequence ATGCCTCAACCTGATTTTCTGCAACCGACCGATCTCTTCCCGCAGCGCCATATCGGCCCGTCGGAAGACGACATCCGCGACATGCTGGCCGTAGCCGGCATGCCCTCGCTGGAACATCTCTGCGATGTCACGGTCCCCCAGGACATCCAGCTGCGAAAGCCGCTGAACTTGCCGTCGCAGCGAGGGGAGCAGGCCGTGCTGGGCGAGCTGAAACAGATGGCCGCCCAAAATCGTGTCTACCGTTCGCTCATCGGCATGGGCTATTACCATTGCATCACGCCCGGCGTGATCCAGCGGAATATTCTGGAAAACCCCGGCTGGTACACCCAATACACGCCCTATCAGGCCGAAATCGCCCAAGGCCGCCTCGAAGCGCTGGTGAATTTTCAAACGATGGTCGGAGATCTGACCGGGTTGCCCCTGGCTAATGCCTCCTTGCTGGACGAGGCGACTGCCGCCGCAGAAGCCATGGCCATGTGCTTGGCTATCACTCGCTCCCGGGGCGAGGAGCGGACAGAATTCTTTGTCTCGCAGGATTGCCATCCACAGACCCTCGCGGTGCTCCAAACCCGCGCTGACCCCCTAGGGATCACCATTCGCTCAGGCCCCAATGCCTCGATCAAGTTCTCGGATAAAACCTTATGCGGATTGTTGCTCCAATACCCGGGGAGTGACGGCTACGTCGGTGACGTCAGCGGCCTGGTCGCTCAAGCCCATGAGGCGGGAACACTCGTGGTCGTCGCCACAGACCTACTGGCCTTGACGCTCTTGCGTTCCCCGGGAGAGTTCGGCGCCGACATCGCCGTGGGCTCCAGCCAGCGGTTCGGTGTTCCTATGGGATTCGGCGGCCCACATGCTGCGTTCTTAACCACCAAGGAAGAATTCAAGCGCCAGATGCCCGGCCGCATCGTCGGGGTCTCGAAAGATGCGACTGGCAATACGGCCTACCGGTTATCCCTCCAAACACGCGAACAACATATCCGGCGGGAAAAGGCCACGAGCAACATTTGTACGGCCCAGGTGCTCTTGGCCGTCATGGCCGGCATGTTCGCGGTGTATCACGGCCCCGACGGTCTCCGCCGCATCGCGCAGCGCGTGCACGGATTGACACTGATGCTCGCCGAGGGCTTGCGCCGTCTCGGCTTCGACGTAGGTCCGGAATTGTTCTTCGATACGTTGCGCGTCCGCGCGCCCAAGAACCAGGCCGATCTGATCCGCGTCAGAGCGACTGAACGGCACATCAATCTCCGGACCCATGAGGACGGATCCCTCGGGCTCTCACTCGATGAAACCAGCACCGAGCACGAAGTCGGAACGCTCTTGGAACTCTTCGTCGGCCATGACCGCCTGCCCTTCCAGGTTATCGACCTCGCCGGCGCCGTTGAGACCGGCTATCCCAATCCATTGGCACGCACTAGTTCCTATCTCACACATGAGATTTTCAATCGCTATCATTCCGAGCATGAGATGTTGCGCTACTTGCATCGGCTTCAGGGGAAGGATCTGTCGCTCACGCATTCGATGATTCCGTTGGGCTCCTGCACCATGAAGCTGAACGCAACAGCGGAAATGCTCCCCGTGACCTGGCCTGAATTTGCCCATCTCCATCCTTTCGCGCCGGCAGAACAGACGCAGGGGTACCAGGAATTGTTCCGGCAGCTGGAGTCCTGGCTGGCGGAGATTACGGGATTTGTCGCCATCTCGCTCCAGCCCAACGCCGGCTCCCAGGGTGAATATGCGGGACTGATGGTGATTCGTGCGTACCACCGGGGACAGGGTGCGCCCCATCGGGATGTGTGCCTCATTCCTGTGTCGGCCCACGGCACCAACCCCGCGAGTGCGGCGATGGCCGGGATGACGGTGGTCGTCGTGGCCTGCGACAAACAGGGAAATGTGGATCTCGCCGACCTGGAAGCGAAAGCCGTGCAGTACCGCGACCGGTTGTCGGCCTTGATGCTCACCTACCCCTCAACGCATGGGGTCTTCGAAGCGGACGTGCGGCGGATCTGCCAGATCGTCCATACTCATGGCGGGCAGGTCTACATGGACGGGGCCAACATGAACGCACAGGTGGGACTCTGCCGGCCCGGCGACATCGGCGCCGACGTCTGCCATCTGAATTTGCACAAAACGTTTTGCATCCCGCACGGCGGAGGCGGCCCTGGCATGGGGCCCATCGGCGTCGCCAGGCATCTCGCGCCCTACCTCCCGGGGCACCCGGTGACGGGGCAGGGAAGCCGCGAGTCGATCGGTCCCGTGTCCGCAGCCCCGCACGGAAGCGCAAGCATTCTGCCCATCTCCTGGGTGTACATCGCCCTCATGGGCCGTGACGGTCTCAAGAAGGCCACGCAAGTCGCCATTCTCAACGCCAACTACATGGCCAAGCGGCTGGAGAAGCACTACTCCATCGTCTATACGGGAACGACGGGACATGTCGCGCACGAATTCATCCTCGATCTGCGCCCCTTTAAAGAAACCTCCGGCGTCGAAGCCATGGACGTCGCCAAACGCCTCATGGATTACGGCTTCCATGCACCGACCGTATCGTTCCCGGTCGCCGGCACCTTGATGATTGAACCGACGGAGAGCGAAGGGAAAGCGGAATTGGACCGGTTCTGTGACGCGATGATCGCGATTCGTGCGGAGATCCAAGACATCACCGACGGGCGTCAACCCCGTACCAATAATGTGCTCAAGAATGCACCGCACACGGCAACCACCGTCACAGCCACGGACTGGAATCGTCCCTATACGAGAGAGCAAGCGGCATTCCCAACTCCAACTGTCAAAGCCAACAAATTCTGGCCGGCAGTCAGCCGCATCGATGAAGCCTACGGGGATCGCCATTTGATCTGCACCTGTCCTCCGATGGACAGCTACCAACCTTGA
- the arfB gene encoding alternative ribosome rescue aminoacyl-tRNA hydrolase ArfB encodes MLHISSHVIIPDSEIQLHAMRSQGAGGQNVNKVSTAIHLQFDIKASSLPPFYKQELLKLKDHRVSQDGVITIKAQQHRTQERNREDALERLCLLIKSVAIPRKTRRATKPTKGSQTRRIESKKKQGRLKALRGTIE; translated from the coding sequence ATGCTGCACATTTCCTCACACGTCATTATCCCCGATTCAGAAATTCAGCTTCACGCGATGCGTTCGCAAGGAGCAGGCGGACAGAACGTCAATAAGGTCTCGACCGCGATCCATCTCCAGTTTGATATCAAGGCGTCTTCCCTGCCTCCGTTTTACAAGCAGGAATTGTTGAAGCTCAAAGACCACCGTGTGTCGCAGGATGGGGTTATTACGATCAAAGCTCAGCAGCACCGCACGCAAGAGCGGAATCGGGAGGATGCGCTGGAACGGCTCTGCCTCTTGATCAAGAGCGTGGCCATCCCTCGCAAGACGCGACGAGCCACGAAACCGACAAAGGGGTCTCAGACCAGGCGGATCGAAAGTAAAAAGAAGCAGGGACGGCTGAAGGCACTGAGAGGAACGATCGAGTAG
- a CDS encoding enoyl-ACP reductase — MLLSGKKGLIIGVANKHSIAWAIAQSAASQGATLMFNYQNERLRENVEELVATMPGAKAFPCDAGDDAQITTMMQNVGKEVGTLDFLVHSIAFAPREELTGQFVNTTRQGFATALDVSAYSLVAVTRAALPLMTNGGSVVTLTYLGAERVVPHYNVMGVAKAALEATVRYLANDLGPKNIRVNAISAGPIKTLAARGVSGISKMVDHHKEFAPLRRATEQGEVGDTALFLVSPLGRGITGEVIYVDGGYNILGSLASVE, encoded by the coding sequence ATGTTATTGAGTGGCAAAAAAGGGCTCATTATTGGCGTCGCCAACAAGCACAGTATCGCCTGGGCCATTGCCCAGTCTGCCGCCAGTCAAGGCGCCACGCTCATGTTCAACTACCAGAATGAACGGTTGCGGGAGAATGTGGAAGAACTCGTCGCGACGATGCCCGGCGCAAAGGCGTTTCCCTGTGACGCCGGCGATGACGCGCAGATTACGACCATGATGCAGAACGTGGGCAAAGAAGTCGGCACGCTCGATTTCCTCGTTCACTCCATTGCTTTTGCCCCTCGTGAAGAACTCACGGGACAATTTGTGAACACCACGCGTCAGGGGTTCGCGACGGCGTTAGACGTCAGCGCCTATTCACTGGTCGCCGTGACACGCGCCGCGCTGCCTCTTATGACCAATGGCGGGTCCGTCGTCACGCTGACCTACCTCGGCGCAGAACGTGTCGTGCCGCACTACAATGTCATGGGCGTGGCCAAGGCCGCGCTGGAAGCCACTGTCCGCTACTTGGCGAACGATCTCGGTCCTAAGAACATCCGCGTGAACGCGATTTCTGCCGGGCCGATTAAAACATTGGCTGCCCGGGGAGTGTCCGGCATCAGCAAAATGGTCGATCACCACAAAGAGTTTGCCCCGTTGCGCCGCGCAACCGAGCAAGGGGAAGTCGGTGACACCGCGTTGTTTCTCGTCAGTCCACTAGGGCGAGGTATTACCGGTGAGGTGATCTACGTGGATGGTGGGTACAATATTCTGGGGTCACTCGCCTCAGTCGAGTAA
- a CDS encoding mismatch-specific DNA-glycosylase — MDRGARLSDRIQPGVRILFVGINPGLRSAQMGHHFAGPSNRFWKLLHESRLVTEPLTFKEDRRLPDWGLGLTNIVGRPSRGIDSLSPQEYRNGMAALTRKVRKYRPRIVALLGITIYRIMYGSELSLPARIPLGPTSSDIAGVPIFLLPNPSGRNAHYGYADMLAAFRALQSLAGQSAVPDM; from the coding sequence GTGGACAGAGGAGCGAGACTGTCCGACCGTATTCAACCAGGCGTGAGGATCCTCTTTGTCGGGATCAATCCTGGTCTGCGGTCGGCTCAGATGGGACATCATTTCGCCGGCCCTTCCAATCGTTTCTGGAAGCTGCTCCATGAGTCTCGGCTGGTCACAGAGCCACTGACGTTCAAGGAAGATCGTAGACTTCCTGATTGGGGACTTGGCCTGACGAATATCGTCGGCCGCCCAAGCCGCGGGATCGACAGTCTTTCGCCCCAAGAATATCGTAACGGTATGGCGGCCCTGACCCGAAAAGTTCGGAAGTATCGGCCACGCATTGTGGCGCTGCTGGGCATCACGATCTACCGCATCATGTACGGGTCAGAACTATCTTTACCGGCACGGATTCCTTTGGGCCCCACCAGCAGCGATATTGCCGGGGTGCCAATCTTTCTCTTGCCTAATCCCAGCGGCCGCAATGCCCACTACGGGTATGCAGACATGCTCGCCGCGTTTCGAGCGCTTCAATCCCTCGCCGGCCAATCGGCGGTTCCCGACATGTGA
- a CDS encoding NUDIX hydrolase produces the protein MTKHIYKGRVVTLNIDTVTLPNGVTVDLETIRHPGASAVVPMKDDGTVVLIRQFRHAAGGFIYEIPAGKLNPGEDPLSCAARELEEEIGYRATTLSLLSSIFTAPGFADEVIHVYKATGLTQGRQQLDRDEVLDVIEMPLADAIRKIEDGTIRDAKTIVGLQAVYIREAMR, from the coding sequence GTGACCAAGCATATCTACAAAGGCCGGGTCGTCACGCTGAACATCGATACGGTCACCTTGCCGAACGGCGTGACGGTCGATCTGGAAACGATTCGTCATCCAGGCGCATCGGCCGTCGTTCCGATGAAAGACGATGGCACGGTGGTGCTGATCCGTCAGTTCCGCCACGCAGCCGGCGGGTTTATTTATGAGATTCCCGCAGGCAAGCTCAATCCAGGAGAAGATCCGCTGAGCTGTGCGGCGCGAGAACTGGAAGAAGAGATCGGCTATCGGGCGACGACACTCTCGCTGCTTTCCAGCATTTTCACTGCGCCGGGGTTTGCCGACGAAGTGATTCACGTCTACAAGGCGACGGGGCTCACGCAGGGAAGGCAACAGCTCGATCGGGATGAAGTCCTGGACGTGATTGAGATGCCGCTGGCCGACGCGATCAGAAAGATCGAAGACGGGACGATCCGGGATGCCAAGACGATTGTGGGATTGCAGGCGGTCTATATCAGAGAGGCGATGCGGTAG